In a genomic window of Diabrotica undecimpunctata isolate CICGRU chromosome 2, icDiaUnde3, whole genome shotgun sequence:
- the Hr83 gene encoding nuclear receptor subfamily 2 group E member 1, with product MGRTLPTPVPCRVCGDRSFGKHYGVYCCDGCSCFFKRSIRKNVSYTCIAGNRQCIIDKTRRNWCPYCRLQRCLAVQMNISAVQEERGPRKPKHNIITFKRKFENANNGTKNEQLSLVTEIPNIVHNTLIHEVAASIFLTAIKQARCNYGFKLLSRKSQNIILGYLWGPLFILKASYWHINIEGIFSFLHETCSYMKSLNLNSTTLELFETLLLCRLDLLEDPQEIIEIDNIVQKTITCLKQQESMDSRHFIDILLATTRLHIPSASFLRFVLFEPIIGLVPIETVIATIS from the exons ATGG gtCGTACCCTGCCCACTCCTGTGCCGTGTAGAGTTTGTGGAGACAGATCTTTTGGAAAACATTACGGAGTCTATTGTTGTGATGGATGTTCATGTTTCTTTAAGAGGAGCATTAGGAAGAATGTTTCTTATACTTGCATAG CAGGAAACAGGCAATGTATTATAGATAAAACAAGGCGCAATTGGTGTCCCTATTGTAGGCTTCAACGTTGTTTGGCAGTACAAATGAATATTTCCG CCGTACAGGAAGAGCGAGGACCAAGGAAGcctaaacataatataattacttTTAAACGCAAATTTGAAAATGCCAATAACGGAACTAAAAACGAACAACTAAGCCTAGTTACAGAAATACCTAATATAGTACATAACACTTTAATTCATGAAGTAGCAGCCAGCATATTCCTTACAGCAATAAAGCAGGCGAGGTGTAATTATGGATTTAAACTTTTATCAAGAAAATCGCAGAATATTATATTAG GTTACCTTTGGGGGCCGTTATTTATTCTAAAGGCCTCATATTGGCACATAAATATAGAAGGAATATTCTCCTTTCTTCATGAAACTTGCAGCTATATGAAGTCACTTAATTTAAACTCAACAACTCTTGAACTATTTGAAACACTGCTTCTGTGTCGACTAGATTTATTGGAGGATCCTCAGGAAATAATAGAAATAGATAatattgttcaaaaaacaattacctGTCTTAAACAACAGGAAAGTATGGACAGTAGACatttcattgacattttgttggCTACTACCAGACTACACATTCCCAGCGCTTCTTTCCTACGATTTGTACTATTTGAACCCATTATTGGATTAGTACCAATTGAAACTGTTATAGCAACTATTTCCTAA